Proteins encoded together in one Helicobacter pylori window:
- a CDS encoding glutamine ABC transporter substrate-binding protein produces MKTNGLFKMWGLFLVLIALVFSACSDSHKEKKDALEVIKQRGVLKVGVFSDKPPFGSVDSKGKYQGYDVVIAKRMALDLLGDENKIEFIPVEASARVEFLKANKVDIIMANFTRTKEREKVVDFAKPYMKVALGVISKDGVIKNIEELKDKELIVNKGTTADFYFTKNYPNIKLLKFEQNTETFLALLNNKATALAHDNTLLLAWVKQHPEFKLGITSLGDKDVIAPAIKKGNPKLLEWLNNEIDSLISSDFLKEAYQETLEPVYGDGIKPEEIIFE; encoded by the coding sequence ATGAAAACGAACGGGCTTTTTAAAATGTGGGGGCTATTTTTAGTTTTAATCGCTTTAGTCTTTAGTGCATGTTCTGATAGCCATAAAGAAAAAAAGGACGCTTTAGAAGTCATTAAACAAAGGGGGGTTTTAAAGGTGGGGGTTTTTAGCGATAAGCCTCCTTTTGGCTCTGTGGATTCTAAAGGGAAATATCAAGGCTATGATGTAGTCATTGCTAAACGCATGGCTCTTGATTTATTGGGCGATGAGAATAAAATTGAGTTTATTCCTGTAGAAGCCTCAGCTAGGGTGGAATTTTTAAAAGCCAATAAAGTGGATATTATCATGGCTAATTTCACGCGCACTAAAGAAAGAGAAAAAGTCGTGGATTTCGCTAAGCCGTATATGAAAGTCGCTTTAGGAGTGATTTCTAAAGATGGGGTCATTAAAAATATAGAAGAGCTGAAGGATAAAGAGTTGATCGTGAATAAAGGCACGACAGCGGATTTTTATTTCACTAAAAATTACCCCAATATCAAACTTTTGAAATTTGAGCAAAACACAGAGACTTTTTTAGCCCTTTTAAATAATAAGGCTACCGCTCTAGCCCATGACAACACTTTGTTGCTCGCTTGGGTGAAACAACACCCTGAATTTAAATTAGGCATTACAAGCCTTGGCGATAAGGATGTGATCGCTCCAGCGATTAAAAAAGGCAACCCTAAGCTTTTAGAGTGGTTGAATAACGAGATTGATTCCCTCATTTCTAGCGACTTTTTAAAAGAAGCTTATCAAGAGACTTTAGAGCCTGTTTATGGCGATGGAATCAAACCGGAAGAAATTATTTTTGAATGA